A stretch of Aureispira sp. CCB-E DNA encodes these proteins:
- the folP gene encoding dihydropteroate synthase has protein sequence MTINCRGTLLDLSTPIVMGILNITPDSFFEGSRMKTEHEVRGQVEQMLEEGARIIDIGGVSSRPGADFVPVKEELNRVIPIIDLLVKHYPEALLSIDTYRAEVAKESIQSGIHLINDISASSIDDALLDVVAKNEVPYVLMHMQGTPETMQQKPHYKSVVVDVLDFLIEKIALLKKKGIEDIIIDPGFGFGKTIAHNYQLLNHLAVYKTLQMPILAGISRKSMIWKVLGNTPEKALNGTTALHVIALQNGASILRVHDVKPAMEAIQLMEILDKHQ, from the coding sequence ATGACTATAAACTGTCGAGGAACACTATTAGATTTGTCTACTCCAATTGTAATGGGGATATTGAATATAACGCCTGATTCGTTTTTTGAGGGAAGCCGAATGAAAACAGAGCACGAAGTTCGGGGACAAGTTGAACAAATGCTAGAAGAAGGAGCTCGTATTATAGATATTGGAGGTGTATCTTCAAGACCTGGGGCTGATTTTGTACCTGTCAAGGAGGAACTAAATCGTGTTATTCCAATTATTGACTTATTAGTGAAGCATTATCCAGAAGCATTGCTATCAATTGATACGTATAGGGCAGAGGTAGCTAAAGAATCTATTCAGTCAGGGATACATCTTATTAATGATATTTCTGCATCTAGTATAGATGATGCGTTGTTGGATGTCGTCGCAAAAAATGAAGTTCCTTATGTATTGATGCACATGCAAGGAACACCTGAAACGATGCAACAAAAACCTCATTATAAATCGGTCGTAGTCGATGTCTTGGATTTTTTGATTGAGAAAATAGCTTTGTTAAAAAAGAAAGGAATTGAAGATATTATTATTGACCCAGGATTTGGATTTGGAAAAACGATTGCTCATAATTATCAATTGCTTAATCACTTAGCTGTCTACAAAACATTGCAAATGCCAATTCTTGCAGGTATATCACGCAAATCTATGATATGGAAGGTATTGGGCAATACGCCTGAAAAAGCATTAAATGGAACAACAGCTTTACATGTAATTGCGTTACAAAATGGGGCAAGCATTTTGCGTGTTCATGATGTTAAACCAGCGATGGAAGCGATTCAATTGATGGAAATATTGGATAAGCATCAATAG
- a CDS encoding tRNA-(ms[2]io[6]A)-hydroxylase, which yields MENKNSGKRVLGIQLPTDPRWVDMAEMSLQDILTDHAYCEQKATTSCISLIQRYSDKELLVEKVTPVVSEEWSHFRLVLKELEKRGLKLGRQRKDEYVNGLLKFVRKGVTPDELFLDRILVCAMIEARSCERFRLLSLNIKEEALRNFYHKFMVSEAGHYRMFLDLAEHYLGKELTQERWKACLEFEADLVKGLKPRADRMH from the coding sequence ATGGAAAATAAAAACAGTGGTAAGCGTGTATTGGGGATTCAATTGCCTACAGATCCTCGATGGGTAGATATGGCAGAAATGAGTCTTCAAGATATCTTAACCGATCATGCTTATTGTGAACAGAAGGCAACAACGAGTTGTATTAGTTTGATTCAACGTTATTCAGACAAAGAATTATTAGTTGAAAAAGTAACTCCTGTTGTGTCGGAGGAGTGGAGTCATTTTAGATTGGTGCTCAAAGAGCTAGAAAAGAGAGGGTTGAAGCTAGGGCGCCAAAGGAAAGATGAGTATGTCAATGGGCTGTTAAAATTTGTCCGAAAAGGAGTAACGCCTGATGAGCTGTTCTTAGATAGAATTTTGGTCTGTGCTATGATTGAGGCTCGGAGTTGTGAACGTTTTCGTTTGCTTTCTTTGAATATTAAAGAAGAAGCTTTGCGCAATTTTTACCATAAATTTATGGTATCTGAGGCAGGACATTACCGAATGTTTTTGGATTTAGCAGAGCATTATTTAGGCAAAGAACTGACACAAGAACGTTGGAAAGCTTGTTTGGAGTTTGAAGCCGATTTGGTCAAAGGATTAAAACCTAGAGCTGATAGAATGCATTGA